The proteins below are encoded in one region of Nocardioides marmorisolisilvae:
- a CDS encoding 2-phosphosulfolactate phosphatase: MDIPRAHRQDLAPIRFGWGLAAANALARDVDVAVVVDVLSFTTTTTVALDAGATVIPLRWRDERAEAVAREAGAVLAVGRSTAHDGQVSLSPAGMRRHARAGQTIALPSPNGATIARALTDRAATCVAGCLRNAPAVGRWIHEIGAERVVVVAAGERWPDDTLRPADEDLWGAGAVLAALHDLGHRAQSVEADTARASYLALGSPEWVRAALHRCASGRELADSGFKADVDVAAEVGASTAVPVLRRDRFEPATVVP; encoded by the coding sequence GTGGACATCCCCCGGGCGCATCGTCAGGACCTGGCCCCGATCCGGTTCGGTTGGGGCCTCGCCGCCGCCAACGCCCTCGCCCGCGACGTCGATGTCGCGGTCGTCGTCGACGTCCTGTCCTTCACCACGACGACGACCGTGGCCCTCGACGCGGGAGCGACGGTGATCCCGCTGCGCTGGCGCGACGAGCGCGCCGAGGCCGTCGCGCGCGAGGCGGGCGCGGTGCTGGCGGTCGGCCGCTCGACAGCCCACGACGGCCAGGTCAGCCTGTCCCCTGCCGGCATGCGCCGACATGCTCGCGCCGGCCAGACGATCGCGCTCCCCTCACCCAACGGCGCCACCATCGCCCGCGCCCTGACCGATCGCGCCGCGACCTGCGTTGCGGGCTGCCTGCGCAACGCACCCGCCGTGGGCCGCTGGATCCACGAGATCGGGGCCGAGCGCGTCGTCGTGGTCGCCGCCGGCGAGCGCTGGCCCGACGACACCCTGCGGCCGGCCGATGAGGACCTCTGGGGCGCGGGAGCGGTCCTCGCCGCCCTGCACGACCTCGGCCACCGCGCCCAGTCCGTCGAGGCGGACACGGCACGGGCGTCGTACCTGGCGCTCGGCAGCCCCGAATGGGTCCGGGCCGCACTGCACCGCTGCGCCAGCGGACGCGAGCTGGCGGACTCCGGCTTCAAGGCCGACGTGGACGTGGCGGCAGAGGTGGGAGCGAGCACGGCCGTGCCCGTCCTGCGTCGGGACCGGTTCGAGCCCGCTACCGTCGTGCCATGA
- the pgsA gene encoding CDP-diacylglycerol--glycerol-3-phosphate 3-phosphatidyltransferase, which yields MSDGDQALPAVSNWNVPNALTTFRILMVPVFGWALLHDGGHDNAWRWLAYGLFALAMVTDKIDGDLARKHNLVTDFGKIADPIADKAITGMAFIGLSVIGELWWWVTVVVLVREWTVTLARLSIARRVVMAASRSGKAKTMAQGIALGGFVGPFRHLSGAWDIPGDVVWWLAAVLMALAFVLTLTSGAEFVSDVVRHRRRPTPPSA from the coding sequence GTGAGCGACGGCGACCAGGCCCTCCCCGCAGTGAGCAACTGGAACGTCCCCAACGCCTTGACGACCTTCCGGATCCTGATGGTCCCGGTGTTCGGCTGGGCGCTCCTGCACGACGGCGGCCACGACAACGCCTGGCGTTGGCTCGCCTACGGCCTGTTCGCGCTGGCGATGGTCACCGACAAGATCGACGGCGACCTCGCGCGCAAGCACAACCTGGTCACCGACTTCGGCAAGATCGCCGACCCCATCGCCGACAAGGCGATCACCGGGATGGCCTTCATCGGGCTGTCGGTGATCGGCGAGCTCTGGTGGTGGGTCACGGTCGTGGTGCTGGTCCGCGAGTGGACGGTCACCCTCGCGCGCCTCTCGATCGCCCGCCGGGTGGTGATGGCGGCGAGTCGGAGCGGCAAGGCCAAGACGATGGCCCAGGGCATCGCGCTCGGCGGATTCGTCGGGCCCTTCCGGCACCTCTCCGGCGCCTGGGACATCCCCGGCGACGTGGTGTGGTGGCTGGCCGCGGTCCTGATGGCCCTCGCGTTCGTGCTCACCCTCACGTCAGGTGCGGAGTTCGTCAGCGACGTCGTACGGCACCGTCGGAGGCCGACGCCGCCGTCAGCGTGA
- the glpK gene encoding glycerol kinase GlpK gives MTDATTKGILAIDAGTTGVTALVVTAEGTIAARGYQEFAQHFPQPGWVEHSPEEIWQATLESIRACLKAWGGDESGLAGIGITDQRETIVLWDRETLGSPRRAIVWQDRRTAEICSRLRDEGHEDRVAALTGLRLDPYFSATKLVWLAENEPHTWALVESGRYAVGTVDSYLVARMTRGTWHVTDVSNASRTLLFDLEQGDWSEELCSLFGVPRDALPDVVPSWGELATTDPRSFLGLELPVAGIAGDQQAALFGQTCFTEGESKCTYGTGSFILTNTGSTVQRSDAGLLSTAGWRTPDGTTTYALEGAIFVTGAAVQWLRDGLQIVGSAAETEAIARTVPSSDGVVFVPALTGLGAPHWDPHARGTIFGITRGTTRAHLVRATLEAITYEVRDVIDTMPGLRSLAVDGGAAANDLLCQLQADLLGVPVERPRIVETTALGAAFMAGLGTGVWDSTEDLRETWQLDRRFEPDSANAATAADGHRRWQDAVRRSTGWAIPLSEGHDGA, from the coding sequence ATGACCGACGCCACGACGAAGGGCATCCTGGCCATCGACGCCGGCACCACCGGGGTGACCGCGCTCGTGGTCACCGCGGAGGGGACGATCGCGGCACGCGGCTACCAGGAGTTCGCCCAGCACTTCCCCCAGCCCGGCTGGGTGGAGCACTCCCCCGAGGAGATCTGGCAGGCGACGCTCGAGAGCATCCGGGCCTGCCTGAAGGCCTGGGGCGGCGACGAGAGCGGTCTCGCGGGCATCGGCATCACCGACCAGCGCGAGACGATCGTGCTGTGGGACCGCGAGACGCTGGGCTCGCCGCGACGGGCGATCGTCTGGCAGGACCGGCGTACCGCCGAGATCTGCAGCCGGTTGAGGGACGAGGGCCACGAGGACCGGGTGGCGGCGCTGACCGGGCTGCGGCTGGACCCGTACTTCTCGGCCACCAAGCTGGTCTGGCTGGCCGAGAACGAGCCGCACACGTGGGCGCTCGTGGAGTCCGGGCGGTACGCCGTCGGGACCGTCGACTCCTACCTGGTGGCCCGGATGACCCGCGGCACCTGGCACGTCACGGACGTCTCGAACGCCTCGCGCACGCTGCTGTTCGACCTCGAGCAGGGCGACTGGTCCGAGGAGCTGTGCTCGCTCTTCGGGGTGCCGCGCGACGCGCTGCCCGACGTGGTGCCGAGCTGGGGCGAGCTGGCCACCACGGATCCGCGGAGCTTCCTGGGCCTGGAGCTCCCGGTCGCCGGGATCGCCGGCGATCAGCAGGCCGCGCTGTTCGGGCAGACCTGCTTCACCGAGGGCGAGTCCAAGTGCACCTACGGCACCGGGTCGTTCATCCTGACCAACACCGGCAGCACCGTGCAGAGGTCCGATGCGGGGCTGTTGTCGACGGCTGGCTGGCGCACCCCCGACGGGACCACGACCTACGCACTCGAGGGGGCGATCTTCGTCACCGGCGCGGCCGTGCAGTGGCTCCGTGACGGCCTGCAGATCGTCGGCTCGGCCGCCGAGACCGAGGCGATCGCCCGGACCGTCCCGTCCAGCGACGGCGTGGTGTTCGTGCCGGCGCTGACCGGGCTCGGCGCACCGCACTGGGATCCGCACGCCCGCGGCACGATCTTCGGCATCACCCGCGGCACCACCCGTGCGCACCTCGTCCGCGCGACGCTCGAGGCGATCACCTACGAGGTCCGCGACGTCATCGACACGATGCCCGGCCTCAGGTCGCTTGCGGTGGACGGCGGCGCGGCCGCCAACGACCTGCTCTGCCAGCTGCAGGCCGACCTGCTGGGCGTCCCTGTCGAGCGGCCCCGCATCGTCGAGACAACGGCGCTGGGTGCCGCCTTCATGGCCGGGCTCGGCACTGGAGTGTGGGACTCGACCGAGGACCTCCGCGAGACCTGGCAGCTCGACCGTCGCTTCGAGCCCGACAGCGCCAACGCAGCGACGGCCGCCGACGGTCACCGTCGCTGGCAGGACGCCGTACGGCGCTCGACCGGTTGGGCCATTCCGCTGTCCGAGGGGCACGACGGCGCATAG
- a CDS encoding TIGR03557 family F420-dependent LLM class oxidoreductase, translating into MTRYGYTLMTEQSGPRELVGYAARAEQAGFDFEVISDHTFPWLESQGHASYAWSVLGAVAQVTGQVELMTYVTCPTMRYHPVVIAQKAATVQLLSGDRFTLGLGAGENLNEHVLGTGWPDVRERHDMLAEAATLIGRLFDGGLVDADGPHFPATSARLWDLPDRRVPIGVAVSGKESLERFAPLVDHLIAVEPDADLVAGWEPAGGRAEARRIGQVPICWAPDRDTAVRRAHDQFRWFAGGWRVNADLPTPAAFAAATEFVKPDDVADSIPCGPDVDAIVEAVQAFPQAGFTDVAVVQVGDEGQTEFLDFAEKELLPALRAA; encoded by the coding sequence ATGACGCGCTACGGATACACCCTGATGACCGAGCAGTCCGGCCCGCGCGAGCTGGTCGGCTACGCCGCCCGGGCGGAGCAGGCCGGCTTCGACTTCGAGGTGATCAGCGACCACACCTTCCCCTGGCTGGAGTCGCAGGGGCACGCGTCGTACGCCTGGAGCGTGCTCGGTGCCGTCGCCCAGGTCACCGGGCAGGTCGAGCTGATGACCTACGTGACCTGCCCGACGATGCGCTACCACCCGGTCGTGATCGCCCAGAAGGCGGCGACCGTCCAGCTGCTCAGCGGCGACCGGTTCACCCTCGGGCTCGGCGCGGGCGAGAACCTCAACGAGCACGTGCTGGGCACCGGCTGGCCCGACGTGCGCGAACGCCACGACATGCTCGCCGAGGCGGCCACCCTGATCGGGCGGCTCTTCGACGGCGGACTCGTGGACGCCGACGGGCCGCACTTCCCGGCGACCTCCGCGAGGCTGTGGGACCTGCCCGACCGTCGGGTGCCGATCGGGGTCGCGGTCTCCGGCAAGGAGTCGCTCGAGCGGTTCGCGCCGTTGGTCGACCACCTGATCGCGGTCGAGCCCGATGCGGACCTCGTCGCCGGCTGGGAGCCCGCCGGCGGCCGTGCGGAGGCCCGCCGGATCGGTCAGGTGCCGATCTGCTGGGCGCCGGATCGCGACACGGCGGTACGCCGGGCTCACGACCAGTTCCGCTGGTTCGCCGGTGGTTGGCGGGTGAACGCCGACCTGCCCACGCCCGCCGCGTTCGCGGCCGCGACCGAGTTCGTCAAGCCCGACGACGTCGCGGACTCGATCCCGTGCGGACCCGACGTCGACGCGATCGTCGAGGCGGTGCAGGCGTTCCCGCAGGCGGGCTTCACCGACGTCGCGGTCGTCCAGGTCGGTGACGAGGGCCAGACGGAGTTCCTCGACTTCGCCGAGAAGGAGCTGTTGCCGGCGCTGCGCGCCGCGTGA
- a CDS encoding 6-phosphofructokinase, translated as MNDPMVSMEPGVQMKVGVLTGGGDCPGLNAVIRAVVRRGVKEFGNEFIGFRDGWRGPLEGITTPLGIDQVRGILPRGGTVLGSSRTNPFSVDGGVEQIRANLTSLGVDALVAIGGEDTLGVATKLHELGVAVVGVPKTIDNDLSATDFTFGFDTAVNIAMEAIDRLHTTAESHHRVLVVELMGRHAGWIALHAGMAGGANVILIPEKPFDIDAVCELVDERFQSHYAPIIVVSEGAVPADDSAMTLASGEKDAFGHVRLGGIGDRLAHEIEARTGKESRAVVLGHVQRGGTPTAFDRWLATRFGLQAIAAVNEGDFGTMVALRGTDIVRVPLADATGELKLVKPEQYAEAEVFFG; from the coding sequence TTGAACGATCCAATGGTGTCGATGGAGCCAGGAGTGCAGATGAAGGTCGGTGTGCTGACCGGTGGCGGGGACTGCCCCGGACTCAACGCGGTGATCCGCGCCGTCGTGCGTCGCGGCGTCAAGGAGTTCGGCAACGAGTTCATCGGGTTCAGGGACGGATGGAGGGGACCGCTGGAGGGCATCACCACCCCGCTGGGGATCGACCAGGTGCGCGGCATCCTGCCCCGTGGCGGCACCGTCCTCGGCTCGTCGCGGACCAACCCGTTCTCGGTCGACGGTGGGGTCGAGCAGATCCGGGCCAACCTGACCTCGCTCGGCGTCGACGCGCTCGTCGCGATCGGCGGCGAGGACACCCTCGGGGTGGCGACCAAGCTGCACGAGCTGGGCGTCGCCGTCGTCGGAGTGCCGAAGACCATCGACAACGACCTGTCCGCCACCGACTTCACCTTCGGCTTCGACACCGCGGTCAACATCGCCATGGAGGCGATCGACCGGCTGCACACCACCGCCGAGTCGCACCACCGGGTGCTGGTCGTCGAGTTGATGGGCAGGCACGCCGGGTGGATCGCACTGCACGCCGGGATGGCCGGTGGCGCCAACGTCATCCTGATCCCCGAGAAGCCGTTCGACATCGACGCGGTCTGCGAGCTGGTCGACGAGCGCTTCCAGAGCCACTACGCGCCCATCATCGTGGTGTCCGAGGGCGCCGTGCCCGCAGACGACTCCGCAATGACGTTGGCGTCCGGGGAGAAGGACGCCTTCGGACACGTCCGGCTCGGTGGCATCGGCGACCGGCTGGCCCACGAGATCGAGGCTCGCACCGGCAAGGAGTCGCGTGCCGTCGTGCTCGGTCACGTGCAGCGAGGCGGCACCCCGACCGCGTTCGACCGTTGGCTGGCCACCCGCTTCGGGCTCCAGGCGATCGCCGCGGTCAACGAGGGCGACTTCGGCACGATGGTGGCCCTGCGCGGCACCGACATCGTCCGGGTTCCGCTCGCGGACGCGACCGGTGAGCTCAAGCTGGTGAAGCCCGAGCAGTACGCCGAGGCGGAGGTGTTCTTCGGCTGA
- a CDS encoding DUF1028 domain-containing protein, with translation MTFSIVGMSVEPATGEPAWGVAVASKFLAVGSAVPAAVAGLGAIATQADSNVAWKGIGLALLDEGATAAVALERMLEEDDKRDHRQVGLVDVEGNAATHTGPACFDWAGGVTDDGVAIQGNILVGPEVVEEMHRAWLASEGEPLARRLLAALDAGDRAGGDRRGRQSAALLVCREGAGYGGLDDVAVDLRVDDHERPVAELARLLDLNDLYLTASTEDEKVVVTPELAEELERRSREAGHADFLAWVGSENYEMRVAEDGSWVDERVLRILRGEG, from the coding sequence ATGACGTTCTCGATCGTCGGCATGTCCGTCGAGCCGGCCACCGGCGAGCCCGCCTGGGGAGTCGCGGTGGCCTCGAAGTTCCTCGCCGTCGGGTCTGCGGTCCCGGCAGCGGTTGCCGGCCTGGGCGCGATCGCGACCCAAGCGGACAGCAACGTGGCCTGGAAGGGCATCGGGCTCGCGCTCCTCGACGAGGGCGCGACCGCCGCGGTGGCCCTGGAGCGGATGCTCGAGGAGGACGACAAGCGCGACCACCGACAGGTCGGCCTGGTCGACGTGGAGGGCAACGCCGCCACCCACACCGGACCCGCCTGCTTCGACTGGGCCGGCGGTGTCACCGACGACGGCGTCGCGATCCAGGGCAACATCCTGGTCGGCCCCGAGGTCGTCGAGGAGATGCACCGCGCCTGGCTCGCCTCCGAGGGCGAGCCGCTGGCGCGGCGGCTCCTGGCCGCGCTCGACGCCGGCGACCGTGCCGGTGGGGACCGGCGCGGCCGGCAGTCCGCGGCCCTGCTGGTGTGCCGCGAGGGTGCGGGGTACGGCGGCCTCGACGACGTCGCCGTCGACCTTCGCGTCGACGACCACGAGCGCCCGGTCGCGGAGCTGGCCAGGCTGCTCGACCTCAACGATCTCTACCTGACCGCCTCGACCGAGGACGAGAAGGTCGTCGTGACGCCCGAGCTCGCCGAGGAGCTCGAGCGGCGCTCGAGGGAGGCCGGGCACGCCGACTTCCTGGCCTGGGTGGGGTCGGAGAACTACGAGATGCGGGTCGCCGAGGACGGCAGCTGGGTCGACGAGCGGGTCCTGCGGATCCTGCGCGGCGAGGGATAG
- a CDS encoding CinA family protein: protein MEQIAAALHTALRGRGETVACAESLTGGELAALLTAAPGASQTFVGGVVSYATAVKRDLLGVRTERVITGECAEQMAAGVRALLGTDWALATTGVAGPERQEGEPVGTVYVGIAGPDGARSVRLDLDGDRTSIRARTCRSAIEELIGDLG from the coding sequence ATGGAGCAGATCGCGGCGGCGCTGCACACGGCGTTGCGGGGCCGCGGAGAGACGGTGGCGTGCGCCGAGTCGCTGACCGGCGGTGAGCTGGCTGCCCTGCTCACCGCTGCGCCGGGCGCGTCGCAGACCTTCGTCGGCGGGGTGGTCAGCTACGCCACCGCGGTCAAGCGGGACCTGCTGGGGGTGCGCACCGAGCGGGTGATCACCGGTGAGTGCGCGGAGCAGATGGCCGCAGGTGTCCGCGCACTGCTCGGCACCGACTGGGCGCTGGCGACGACCGGTGTGGCCGGGCCGGAGCGCCAGGAGGGTGAACCGGTGGGCACGGTGTACGTCGGCATCGCCGGACCGGACGGAGCCCGATCCGTGCGCTTGGATCTTGACGGCGATCGCACGTCGATCCGGGCACGCACCTGTCGCAGCGCGATCGAGGAGCTGATCGGTGACCTCGGCTGA
- a CDS encoding MiaB/RimO family radical SAM methylthiotransferase — protein sequence MTTSADTAPPSTATTVALVTLGCARNDVDSEELAGRLEAGGFRLVEDPAEAEAVVVNTCGFVEAAKKDSVDTLLAAADLKDGGSTRAVVAVGCLAERYGVELADSLPEADAVLGFDDYPDIDVRLRSILAGESLHPHTPQDRRRLLPISPADRVGTDVVVPGHQSTHEHTSAGTDAIGVGGPATGPRTLRRRLDTGPTAALKLASGCDRRCTFCAIPSFRGSFLSRRPSDVLAEARWLAEQGARELFLVSENSTSYGKDLGDLRLLETLLPELVAVDGVERVRVSYLQPAETRPGLVQAIAGTPGVADYFDLSFQHASAPVLRRMRRFGDPDSFLDLLARARQVSSGAGARSNFIVGFPGESEDDFAILCDFLAEARLDAIGVFGYSDEDGTEAASYDDKLDADEIAERVEHLASLAEELTAQRARERVGEAVRVLVESVADGAVEGRAACQGPEVDGSTLLQDAPAGTRVGDMIDALVVDTEGVDLIARPGGAS from the coding sequence ATGACGACCTCCGCTGACACCGCCCCGCCCTCCACCGCCACCACCGTCGCGCTGGTGACGCTCGGCTGCGCCCGCAACGACGTGGACTCCGAGGAGCTGGCCGGCCGGCTCGAAGCGGGTGGGTTCCGCCTCGTCGAGGATCCCGCCGAGGCCGAGGCGGTGGTGGTGAACACGTGCGGCTTCGTCGAGGCCGCCAAGAAGGACTCGGTGGACACCCTGCTCGCGGCGGCCGATCTCAAGGACGGTGGCAGCACCCGCGCTGTGGTCGCGGTCGGCTGCCTGGCCGAGCGGTACGGCGTCGAGCTCGCGGACTCGCTCCCGGAGGCCGATGCGGTGCTCGGGTTCGACGACTATCCCGACATCGACGTCCGGCTCCGCTCGATCCTCGCGGGCGAGAGCCTGCACCCGCACACTCCACAGGACCGCCGCAGGCTGCTGCCGATCAGCCCCGCCGACCGAGTCGGCACCGACGTGGTCGTCCCCGGTCACCAGAGCACCCACGAGCACACGTCCGCAGGAACCGACGCCATCGGCGTGGGTGGGCCGGCGACCGGCCCCCGCACGCTGCGACGACGTCTGGACACCGGGCCGACCGCAGCCTTGAAGCTCGCGTCCGGCTGTGACCGGCGATGTACCTTCTGCGCGATCCCCTCGTTCAGAGGGTCCTTCCTGTCGAGGCGGCCCTCGGACGTGCTGGCCGAGGCCCGCTGGCTCGCCGAGCAGGGCGCCCGGGAGCTGTTCCTGGTCAGCGAGAACTCCACGTCCTACGGCAAGGACCTCGGCGACCTGCGACTGCTGGAGACGCTGCTGCCCGAGTTGGTGGCCGTGGACGGTGTCGAGCGGGTCCGCGTCTCCTACCTGCAGCCCGCCGAGACCCGTCCGGGCCTCGTGCAGGCCATCGCGGGCACGCCCGGCGTGGCGGACTACTTCGATCTGTCCTTCCAGCACGCCTCGGCACCCGTGCTGCGTCGGATGCGGCGGTTCGGCGATCCCGACTCCTTCCTCGACCTGCTGGCCAGGGCGCGACAGGTGAGCTCGGGCGCCGGCGCCCGCTCGAACTTCATCGTCGGCTTCCCGGGTGAGAGCGAGGACGACTTCGCCATCCTCTGCGACTTCCTGGCCGAGGCGCGCCTCGACGCGATCGGGGTGTTCGGCTACTCCGACGAGGACGGCACCGAGGCGGCGTCGTACGACGACAAGCTGGACGCCGACGAGATCGCGGAGCGGGTCGAGCATCTCGCCTCGCTGGCCGAGGAACTGACCGCACAGCGGGCGCGTGAGCGCGTCGGGGAGGCGGTCCGGGTGCTGGTCGAGAGCGTGGCCGACGGGGCCGTCGAGGGGCGCGCCGCCTGCCAGGGACCCGAGGTCGACGGTTCGACGCTGCTGCAGGACGCACCCGCCGGGACCCGCGTCGGTGACATGATCGACGCACTCGTCGTCGACACCGAGGGCGTGGACCTGATCGCCCGACCGGGAGGAGCGTCGTGA
- a CDS encoding glycoside hydrolase family 15 protein, translating to MAQPIEDYAVIGDGNTAALVGKDGSIDWLCIPHFDSPACFAALLGDERNGRWLIGPVGHADVSRRYVGDTTVLETTYTTDTGKVRVVDLMPAGDERSDIIRRITGLEGSVTMEHEWRVRTDYGRIRPWVHRAHSGKEELIVATAGPDKLVLRGDRLPRADDGRHRDRFDVEAGQVLTFATVWIPSHRHLEEPLDYDPRIQSTLETEQAWADAIQYDGRHRDAVVRSLVTLRNLTDTVTGGIVAAATTSLPEDFGGERNWDYRYCWLRDASLTLQALLACGRSDEANLWRGWLLRAVAGDPGDLQIMYTLDGSRRLPEYEIDELPGYAGSKPVRVGNGAVNQRQTDVLGEVMCALHDARNHGLPDSRHSWAIQRVLIDGMSRGWEQPDNGLWEIRGPLRHFTHSRVMVWAAFDRAVRAVETGGLDGPVDKWRDLRDRVREEVLEHGFDKERNTFTQHYDTTEVDASLLVLPLVGFIDGDDPRMLGTIAAVEQDLMHEGLLLRYRTQSGVDGLGGAEHPFLACSFWLVSAYALAGRLGDAEELMERLVGLTNDVGLLSEEYDPVGHRMVGNFPQAFSHLALVQAAVTLTAASASDGAVRRR from the coding sequence ATGGCACAACCGATTGAGGACTACGCAGTCATCGGGGACGGGAACACCGCGGCCCTGGTCGGCAAGGACGGATCCATCGACTGGCTCTGCATTCCCCACTTCGACTCGCCGGCGTGCTTCGCCGCCCTGCTTGGCGACGAGAGGAACGGGCGATGGCTGATCGGGCCCGTCGGGCACGCCGATGTCAGCCGGCGCTACGTCGGGGACACCACCGTCCTGGAGACGACGTACACCACGGACACCGGCAAGGTCCGCGTCGTCGACCTGATGCCGGCCGGTGACGAACGCTCCGACATCATCCGTCGGATCACCGGACTCGAGGGCTCGGTGACGATGGAGCACGAGTGGCGGGTCCGCACGGACTACGGCCGGATCCGGCCGTGGGTGCACCGTGCACACAGCGGCAAGGAGGAGCTCATCGTCGCGACCGCCGGACCCGACAAGCTGGTCCTGCGCGGCGACCGGCTGCCGCGGGCAGACGACGGTCGGCACCGCGACCGGTTCGACGTCGAGGCCGGCCAGGTGCTCACCTTCGCCACAGTCTGGATCCCCTCGCACCGCCATCTCGAGGAGCCGCTCGACTACGACCCCCGGATCCAGAGCACCCTCGAGACCGAGCAGGCCTGGGCCGACGCGATCCAGTACGACGGCCGCCACCGCGACGCCGTGGTCCGCTCGCTGGTGACGCTGCGCAACCTGACCGACACCGTGACCGGGGGCATCGTGGCCGCGGCCACCACCAGCCTGCCCGAGGACTTCGGCGGCGAGCGCAACTGGGACTACCGCTACTGCTGGCTGCGGGACGCCTCCCTGACGCTGCAGGCCCTGCTGGCCTGCGGTCGATCCGACGAGGCGAACCTGTGGCGGGGCTGGCTGCTGAGAGCCGTCGCCGGCGATCCGGGCGACCTGCAGATCATGTACACCCTCGATGGCAGCCGTCGACTGCCCGAGTACGAGATCGACGAGCTGCCGGGATATGCCGGCTCCAAGCCGGTCAGGGTGGGCAACGGAGCGGTGAACCAGCGCCAGACCGACGTCCTCGGCGAGGTGATGTGCGCGCTGCACGACGCCCGCAACCACGGCCTCCCCGACTCGCGACACAGCTGGGCGATCCAGCGGGTGCTGATCGACGGCATGTCCCGCGGCTGGGAGCAGCCGGACAACGGCCTGTGGGAGATCCGCGGCCCGTTGCGCCACTTCACCCACAGTCGGGTGATGGTGTGGGCCGCCTTCGACCGGGCCGTGCGCGCCGTCGAGACCGGTGGCCTCGACGGTCCCGTGGACAAATGGCGGGACCTGCGCGACCGGGTCCGCGAGGAGGTGCTCGAGCACGGCTTCGACAAGGAGCGCAACACCTTCACCCAGCACTACGACACCACCGAGGTGGACGCCTCTTTGCTGGTGCTCCCACTGGTCGGCTTCATCGACGGCGACGATCCCCGGATGCTGGGCACCATTGCCGCCGTCGAGCAGGACCTGATGCACGAGGGCCTGCTGCTGCGCTACCGGACCCAGTCGGGCGTGGACGGTCTGGGAGGCGCCGAGCACCCGTTCCTGGCGTGCTCGTTCTGGCTCGTGTCGGCGTACGCCCTGGCCGGACGGCTCGGCGACGCAGAAGAGCTCATGGAGCGTCTGGTCGGGCTGACCAACGACGTGGGCCTGCTCAGCGAGGAGTACGACCCGGTCGGACACCGGATGGTCGGGAACTTCCCGCAGGCGTTCTCCCACCTCGCCCTGGTGCAGGCGGCGGTCACGCTGACGGCGGCGTCGGCCTCCGACGGTGCCGTACGACGTCGCTGA
- a CDS encoding matrixin family metalloprotease, which produces MPAYRVRRRRRVASLATALAAVVVVAGQALLPTPASAAVSPSLALSRSIVAVNTAVQATGQVPAGSRDVVLQWRSGSGWRRAASGQTASDGSYRLAVPTGWYNTVDYRVVAPADGLLRPAVTTPTARLHVVPSYRPPGKASQHTFLSQAPGPLPRFDPCRTVSYRINLHHAPSHARSQVTHAFKVLGKATGLHFRDAGSVSGVPTTRGFRDPGGITVAWTSARTVPALAGATLGIGGFRDRWSGSINNVHITSGYAVLEAGSTLRRGFGAGKTWGALLLHELGHAVGLGHTSARSQIMYPMLQNRAAARYGKGDLAGLHALGAAQGCIPR; this is translated from the coding sequence ATGCCTGCCTATCGCGTGCGCCGCCGGCGCCGTGTCGCGTCCCTGGCCACCGCGCTCGCCGCGGTCGTCGTCGTCGCCGGCCAGGCGCTGCTGCCCACCCCGGCCTCGGCGGCCGTGTCACCGTCGCTGGCGCTGAGCCGCTCCATCGTCGCGGTCAACACTGCGGTGCAGGCGACCGGCCAGGTGCCGGCCGGGTCCCGCGATGTCGTGCTGCAGTGGCGCTCGGGGTCGGGATGGCGCCGCGCTGCGAGCGGGCAGACCGCCAGCGACGGCTCCTACCGGTTGGCGGTGCCGACCGGCTGGTACAACACCGTCGACTACCGCGTCGTGGCCCCGGCGGATGGGCTGCTCCGTCCCGCCGTCACCACCCCGACCGCACGGCTTCACGTGGTGCCGTCGTACCGGCCCCCGGGGAAGGCGTCCCAGCACACGTTCCTGTCCCAAGCCCCCGGTCCGCTCCCCCGGTTCGACCCGTGCCGGACGGTCAGCTACCGGATCAACCTCCACCACGCCCCGTCGCACGCGCGCAGCCAGGTCACCCACGCGTTCAAGGTCCTCGGCAAGGCCACCGGCCTGCACTTCCGCGACGCGGGCAGCGTGTCAGGGGTGCCCACGACGCGCGGTTTCCGTGACCCCGGCGGGATCACGGTCGCGTGGACCAGTGCGAGGACCGTGCCGGCGCTCGCCGGAGCCACGCTCGGCATCGGCGGCTTCCGGGACCGCTGGTCCGGCTCGATCAACAACGTGCACATCACCAGCGGCTACGCGGTGTTGGAGGCCGGCAGCACCCTGCGCCGGGGCTTCGGCGCCGGGAAGACCTGGGGTGCGCTGCTGCTGCACGAGCTCGGGCACGCCGTCGGGCTGGGCCACACCAGCGCCCGGAGCCAGATCATGTACCCGATGCTGCAGAACCGTGCCGCGGCGCGGTACGGCAAGGGCGACCTGGCCGGCCTGCACGCGCTCGGTGCCGCGCAGGGCTGCATCCCCCGCTGA